TTCTATTATTCAGTCGAACAATTAATGTTGCTCTATTTTACGAGCATTTCACGTGTTCTCTTGTAGAAAGAAGAAGGACCCCCTTCAGCAGACAGATCCTCCATCAATCCCTGTGGATGAGCTTTTCCCTTCAGGAGATTTTCCTGAGGGAGAAATCCAGGAATACAAGGATGAGTAAGTATTGAATCATAGGAATACGGTGTTTTTTACCTTCATAAAACAGGCAAAGGTTAAAATTGCATGGATAATCTTATAACTTCTTAAAACGATACAGAAATAGTATTTTGTTTCATTTGTCGCTAATGAAGGATTCTGCAAAATGATAATTATCTTTTGTTTTGTACAATACTCATGTTATTTGCTCTTCAGTAATTTATGGAGAACAACTAGTGAAGAAAAGAGGGAACAGGAACGACTACAAAAACCAATGTACAATTCTGTTCGCCGAGCTGCAGAAGTCCATCGACAGGTTTAGAATATTCTAGCCTACTAGCCTCTATTATTTTttccagcttcattttatctgtatcTTTGGTTGGTGCATCTCTACAATGTAAATATGGCTTGCTAGGTACGAAAGTACATGAGGAGCATTATAAAGCCTGGAATGCTAATGATGGAACTATGCGAGACTTTGGAAAACATGGTTCGGAAACTTATCAAGGAGAATGGACTGCAAGCTGGCATTGCCTTTCCAACAGGATGCTCGTTGAATTGGTACGGTATTGCTCTAGAGTGCTTCCTAGTACTGCGTCCCCTTCTCACATTGACGGAAGAATTTTTTGCTTAGGGTCGCAGCTCACTGGACTCCAAATTCTGGTGATAAAACTGTACTACAATATGATGATGTGATGAAGCTGGATTTTGGGACACATATCGATGGTATGTCTGTTTTATTActttgttcggttctttcttcAATGATCTTGGTGTATACTTGTTAATGTTTTGTCCTTGCAAGTCCGACTTCATGATATTCATAATTCATGAAAACTAACATGATAATGTGATTTTTCCCAGGGCACATAGTTGATTGTGCATTTACCGTCGCATTTAATCCCATGTTTGATCCGTTGCTGCAAGCAACGAGAGATGCCACAAATACTGGAATCAAGGTAATTCTACATACTTCGTTTACTCGGTACATTTTAACTCAAAATGGACTCATATACTACCAAATGAATGCTTCCCATAAGCAGCTTTGCTCATAGTATTTCTGATAGCAGCTCTACTCTTTGGAAGAACACAGTGATAGGTTGTCGTTAAAGCTTGTGCTTTTGATTACCTTTTGTAGTGTCTGTTTCAGCGTGCTGTCATTTCTCCAGCTTTTTATATAGTGCTTTGTTTGGGTCTGTCTGAGTTTCGTTTTTCACCTGTTAATGATCTGATGTATGGATGTTTGAAATCATATCCCTAAGTCATGTCTATTGTttgctatgtactccctccgtcccaaaataagtgtcaacttttgtactaactctagtacaaagttgtaccaaggctgagacacttattttgggatggagggagtacttaataATGTTTATTTATCCTTCATTTCAGGAAGCTGGAATAGATGCACGGCTTTGTGATGTCGGTGCTGCAATCCAAGAAGTCATGGAGTCATATGAGGTTGAAATTAATGGGAAAGTTTTCCAAGGTATGTGTAGTTTTTTTCTTTCCCATTCTGCACTAGTAGAATTGTAGTGACAGCATGATGATTTAATGGCTTCTTTGTTTTGCGGCAGTAAAAAGTGTGCGAAACCTCAATGGACACAGCATTGGACCATACCAAATCCATGCTGGTAAATCAGTCCCAATTGTAAAAGGCGGAGAGCAAACTAAAATGGAGGAGGGTGAATTTTATGCCATTGAAACTTTTGGGTCTACAGGTATGTCACTATAGAGCTTGAACTCGTAGGCCCACTAAGAAGTCATTTTCATCGCATTAGTAATACACTAAGTACGTACTTCCTCTGTCCGTACAAGTACTCGCATGGCCTTGGCTTTACAATCGATGTCCGTTTTCCCTACTCTCTTCAAATTTTGGACAGTTTTACATTTCATAAGCTCCATTTTGTTTGCAGGAAAGGGATTTGTGAGGGAGGACTTGGAATGCAGTCATTACATGAAGAACTTTGATGTTGGGCATGTACCGTTGAGGGTAGCAAAAGCCAAGCAGCTACTGGGGACAATCAACAACAACTTTGGAACACTTGCATTTTGCCGCCGGTACTTGGACCGCATCGGCGAGACCAAGTATCTCATGGCACTGAAAAATCTATGTGATGTTGGCATTGTTCAGGTATATGTGAGATAGAATGCCACCATTTCCATCCGAATGTCTTATCATGGACATGGTTACTCACGGTTTCATGACCTGTTTGCAGCCGTACCCGCCATTGTGCGATGTGAGGGGAAGCTATGTGTCCCAGTTTGAGCACACCATTTTGCTCCGGCCAACCTGTAAAGAAGTCATATCCAGAGGCGACGACTACTGATTGGGGCTGCGGCTCCTGTCTGTACCTGTCGCCTGCAGCGATTAGTGTTTTACCGTCTTGGGTGACCTGTGTTCGTTATTATGGATCAAATGGCACATCAGAATCAGACAAATAATGCGGTTACATTGCACCCTTTTGTTTTCTGAGTTTAGAATTTGTGGAAACTGGTTTGTAAGAATTGCTACCGTGTTGTATTACTTGATCCCTCTATAAAGAGTACTTCCTGGAGATTTTTTATCATTAGCGTGAGTACATCAATTTCTGTGACACGTAAtttaggacagagggagtacatgcttATACGTGGAGGGATGAAAATCATTTACCAGCTGTAGAAAAAGGAGAATCGTCCCACTGGTCACCACACAGAGTACTAGTAGTTTTCGTCCCCGACGTGGAACCCTAATTGAAGTCCACATACTACTAGACTggatagtacttcctccgtcctaatataagatgttaatataACCAATTCAACGTTGCTCTGCTCTGATAAGTCGAATGCTTAGTGTTCTTTTTGTCATGCCAATGTTGGATGTAAGGTGAATATTGTATCTTGGTTAGTTATTAGTCGTGTCTTGTGAAGTTATATCAATGTTGTTTTGTAAGTGCATCAAGTGTCTCGGTGTTTTTGGAATATTGAAGGCAAATAGGTTGAGGCGCTAAGGAGTTTGTAAGTGTACACATGAGTTATAATCCCTAAAGATTTGGTTTAACCGATGAAAGACGACCTCTAAAAATGTATTTTTTTTTCAAGTGAAGAAATTGATGACATTTAAAAAAATTGATGTGAAGACTTTGaggcttgaagacttttgttttcataatttCTTTTATTTGAGTCATATAGTAAAAActgtattgttaaagggggtctagATAAAACATATTTCACATTTCAAAAGAATTGCTCAAAGCTATACATACTCAGGCCGCTtca
This portion of the Triticum dicoccoides isolate Atlit2015 ecotype Zavitan chromosome 7A, WEW_v2.0, whole genome shotgun sequence genome encodes:
- the LOC119331312 gene encoding methionine aminopeptidase 2B-like: MAGGSTDAATKEMEALHVGQTKETDEILKKASDSNGGAPEAQSPPPPADDDDAQVDGPSEGGAGASAAAKKKKKKSKAKKKKDPLQQTDPPSIPVDELFPSGDFPEGEIQEYKDDNLWRTTSEEKREQERLQKPMYNSVRRAAEVHRQVRKYMRSIIKPGMLMMELCETLENMVRKLIKENGLQAGIAFPTGCSLNWVAAHWTPNSGDKTVLQYDDVMKLDFGTHIDGHIVDCAFTVAFNPMFDPLLQATRDATNTGIKEAGIDARLCDVGAAIQEVMESYEVEINGKVFQVKSVRNLNGHSIGPYQIHAGKSVPIVKGGEQTKMEEGEFYAIETFGSTGKGFVREDLECSHYMKNFDVGHVPLRVAKAKQLLGTINNNFGTLAFCRRYLDRIGETKYLMALKNLCDVGIVQPYPPLCDVRGSYVSQFEHTILLRPTCKEVISRGDDY